The following proteins come from a genomic window of Chionomys nivalis chromosome 9, mChiNiv1.1, whole genome shotgun sequence:
- the Psmc3 gene encoding 26S proteasome regulatory subunit 6A, whose protein sequence is MQEMNLLPTPESPVTRQEKMATVWDEAEQDGIGEEVLKMSTEEIIQRTRLLDSEIKIMKSEVLRVTHELQAMKDKIKENSEKIKVNKTLPYLVSNVIELLDVDPNDQEEDGANIDLDSQRKGKCAVIKTSTRQTYFLPVIGLVDAEKLKPGDLVGVNKDSYLILETLPTEYDSRVKAMEVDERPTEQYSDIGGLDKQIQELVEAIVLPMNHKEKFENLGIQPPKGVLMYGPPGTGKTLLARACAAQTKATFLKLAGPQLVQMFIGDGAKLVRDAFALAKEKAPSIIFIDELDAIGTKRFDSEKAGDREVQRTMLELLNQLDGFQPNTQVKVIAATNRVDILDPALLRSGRLDRKIEFPMPNEEARARIMQIHSRKMNVSPDVNYEELARCTDDFNGAQCKAVCVEAGMIALRRGATELTHEDYMEGILEVQAKKKANLQYYA, encoded by the exons ATGCAGGAAATGAATCTGCTGCCGACGCCCGAGAGTCCAGTGACTCGGCAGGAGAAGATGGCGACCGTGTGGGATGAAGCGGAG CAAGATGGCATTGGGGAGGAGGTGCTCAAGATGTCCACAGAGGAGATCATCCAGCGCACACGACTGTTGGACAGTGAGATCAAG ATCATGAAGAGTGAAGTGTTGCGAGTCACCCATGAACTCCAAGCCATGAAAGATAAAATCAAAGAGAACAGTGAGAAAATCAAAGTGAACAAAACCTTGCCATACCTTGTCTCCAATGTCATtgag ttgCTGGACGTTGATCCCAATGACCAGGAGGAGGATGGTGCCAATATTGACCTGGACTCACAGAGGAAGGGCAAGTGTGCTGTGATCAAAACTTCCACACGACAA ACATACTTCCTGCCAGTGATTGGCTTGGTGGATGCAGAGAAGCTGAAGCCAGGAGACCTGGTG GGTGTGAACAAAGACTCCTATCTGATCCTGGAGACCCTGCCCACAGAGTATGACTCTCGGGTGAAGGCCATGGAAGTGGATGAGCGGCCCACAGAGCAATACAGTGACATTGGGGGCCTGGACAAGCAGATCCAGGAG CTGGTAGAGGCCATTGTCCTGCCTATGAACCACAAAGAGAAGTTCGAGAACTTGGGTATCCAGCCCCCAAAAGGAGTGCTGATGTACGGGCCGCCTGGTACAGGGAAGACTTTGCTTGCCCGAGCTTGTGCAGCTCAGACCAAG GCAACCTTCTTGAAGTTGGCGGGCCCCCAGCTGGTGCAAATGTTCATTGGAGATGGTGCCAAGCTGGTCCGTGATGCTTTTGCCCTGGCCAAGGAGAAGGCACCATCTATCATCTTCATTGATGAATTGGATGCCATTGGTACCAAGCG CTTCGACAGTGAAAAGGCAGGGGACCGGGAAGTGCAGAGGACCATGCTGGAGCTTCTGAACCAGCTAGATGGCTTCCAGCCCAACACCCAAGTAAAg GTAATTGCAGCCACTAACAGAGTAGACATCCTGGACCCTGCCCTGCTCCGCTCAGGACGCCTGGACCGCAAGATTGAGTTCCCGATGCCCAACGAGGAAGCCCGGGCCAGAATCATGCAGATCCACTCACGGAAGATGAATGTCAG tCCTGACGTGAACTATGAGGAGCTGGCCCGTTGCACTGATGACTTCAATGGGGCCCAGTGCAAAGCCGTGTGTGTGGAAGCG